In the genome of Synechococcus sp. CB0101, the window CGCAGCGCCTCCTGCAGGGTGCGCAGGATCAGGCCGGCTCCACCGGCCAGCACCAGCCAGCGCCAACGACCGGGCTCCTGCTGGTGGATCCGCTCGGGATCGCGCGGGTCGCGATTGTTCCAGCGGTGATGCAGGCGATGCAACAGCCGATAGGTGCAGAGCGGCCAGGCCATAGGCCAGCTAATCAGCGCCGCCAGCACCAACTCGAGCCGGCGCTGGCCCAGCAAGGTGCCATGGCAGGCCTCATGGGTGGCGATCAACAGCAACGTTTCCGCCAGAGCCACCAGCAGCGCCGCGGCGAGGCGCTGGGGCCAGGCCTGCAGCTGCCAGTAGGCCACGCCGCCGGCGGCGAGAAGGGCCAGCAGCAGCAGCAGTCGCCCCCAGGCCGGCTGCAACGCCGGAGCCTGCAGGTCGGCAACGGCAGCATGCAGATCGCGGATCAGCGGGCGCAACGCAACCGGATCAGGCATCAACGGCAGTGGCGATGCGGCCACCGTATGGAGGTCAGCCCAGCCGGCGGGCCCAGTGCGGCAACGCTGCAGCAAAGGCGACGATCAGGCCGCTGCCAGCGCGTAGCGCTCACCCACCTGCGGATCGATCAACTGGCTGCCAGCCGGCATCGCCGCCGCGGCCTCAGCCGGGCTGCCCTTCATCCACAACAGCCGGGTGAGCAAACCGCTGAAGGCCACATCGCCGCCTGCCGTGCTGGCCAGCACCGTGCGGGGCTGGAACCGCTCCAGCAGCTCAGGCAGCACCGCCTGGCCGCGCACAAAGGCCCCCGCCACCGGCAGCCCTAGGTCCACCACCGGGGTGATCACCGCATCGAGAGGCCGGGCCGGCAGATCGGCGGGGAGGTAGCCGTGGGGCTCGAGATAAAGCGATCCCCGGGGATGCTCCAGCAGGTAGCCGTTCTCCACCTGAGGCACCGGCGCGCCGGCCGTGGCTGTGATCTGCAGCTCGCCATGGCGACACTGTTCACCAGGGCGCAAGGCTGTGACCGTTTCAAAGCCGAGACCGCGCACCTTCGCCGCCGCCGACACTGAGCCCACCACCGGCAGGGAGCGCGGCAGGAGCTGCAGGGTGTCGGGATGGGCGTGGTCGTCGAGCCCCTGGGTGAGCAGCAGCAGGTCCAGCTCCGCCGGCACCGGCTGGCTCTCAGGCAGCTGCCCTTCAAAAAACCAGGCCCCGGGCGGAAAGCGCAGCGCGCCGGTCAGCCAGGGATCCACCAGCACCCGCAGGCCACCCAGCTCCAGCAACCAACCGTTGGCACCGAAATAGGTGGCGTACATGAAGGCTGCCGCAGGAATCGCGACCCTAAACAGCACCGCAGCGCGGGTGCTGGAATGCAGGAAAGGGGTTGATCACTGCCGATGCTGCGGCTCAACGAACTGAAGCTGCCGCTCGACCACGAGCCCGAGGCGATCGGCGCCGCCCTCTGCCGCCGGCTGAAGCTCACACCCGAAGCGCTCCGCAGCGAACCCGTGGTGGTGAAACGCAGCGTGGATGCCCGCCGGAAAAGCCAGATCCAGCTGGCCTACAGCCTTGAGTTTGAGCTGGATCCCGCCCTGGAGCAGCGGCTGCTCAAGCGCTTCTCGCGCGACCCGCACCTGCAGCCCGCTCCCGACACCACCTATCAGCTGGTGGCCCAGGCGCCGGCAGATGCGGATCTGCCGCGGCCGGTGGTGGTGGGGGCAGGCCCCTGCGGTTATTTCTGCGCCCTGCTGCTGGCCCAGATGGGCTTAAAGCCGCTGCTGCTGGAACGGGGCAAACCGGTGAAGGAACGCAGCGCCGACACCTTCGGTTTCTGGCAGGGCAAACGCCCCTTCAACCCCGAATCCAATGCCCAGTTCGGGGAAGGGGGAGCCGGCACCTTCTCCGACGGCAAGCTCTACAGCCAGGTGCGCGACCCGCGCCATCTGGGCCGCAAGGTGCTCGAGGAGCTGGTGGCCGCCGGCGCCAACCCGGAAATCCTGGTGCTGCACCGCCCCCACATCGGCACCTTCAAGCTGGCCACGGTGGTGCGGGGCCTCAGGGCCCAGATCCGAGCATTGGGCGGTGAGATCCGCTTCGAAAGCCGGGTGGATCGGCTCGAGCTCAACCCGAACGATCACGCCGTGCGGGGCGTCACCCTCGCCGATGGCAGCTTCATCCCCGCCCGGCAGGTGGTGATGGCGGTGGGGCACAGCGCCCGCGACAGCTTCGCCATGCTCCACGCCCAGGGCGTGACGATGGAACGCAAACCCTTCTCGGTGGGCTTCCGCATCGAGCATCCCCAGCCCCTGATCGATGCAGCCCGCTGGGGCAGCTGTGCCGGCCACCCTCAGTTGGGCGCAGCCGAATACAAGCTCGTGCACCACGCCAGCAACGGCCGCTGCGTGTACAGCTTCTGCATGTGCCCCGGCGGGTTGGTGGTGGGCGCTACCTCTGAAGCAGGGCGGGTAGTAACCAACGGCATGAGCCAGCACTCGCGCAACGAGCGCAATGCCAACAGCGGCATCGTGGTGAACATTGAGCCCGCCGATGTGGAGCCCTACGGCAGCGGCCCAAACGACCCACTCGCGGGGGTGGCCTTCCAACGGCACTGGGAATCGCGGGCCTATGCCCTGGGGGGCGAAACCTTCGCGGCACCGGGCCAACGCCTGGGCGATTTTCTGTCAGGCCGCAGCAGCAACAGCACCGGCAGCGTGCAGCCCTCCTATGCACCGGGCGTGACGCTCACCGATTTGAGCAGTGCCCTGCCGGACTATGCGATCGAAGCGCTGCGGGAAGCCCTACCGGCGTTCAACAGCAAGATCGAGGGCTACGCCATGGACGACGCCATGCTCACGGGCGTGGAGACCCGAACCTCCTCACCGATTCGGGTGCCGCGGGATGAGCGGATGCAGAGCATCAACACCCCGGGGCTGTACCCGGCGGGAGAGGGGGCCGGCTTCGCCGGCGGAATCCTCTCAGCCGCGATCGATGGCATCCGCGTGGCGGAAGCCGTTGGCCTCACTCTTCTTCGTCAGGAGCACCCAGGGGTGCCAGGCGAATCTGTTTGCGGCCGAGCTTGATCTCAAATTCGTCGCCGGGCTTGAGATCGAGCAGGGCGGTATAGGCCTTGCCCACCATCAGGTTGCCGTTGAACTGCACCTTGGTGGTGAAGCTGAGCTTGCGGCCGCCTTTGCCCACCTTGGCGGAGCCACCACCAAAATCCACGCCCTTGGCGTTGAGCAGCGCTTCGTAGAAGGCGGTGAAGTTGAGACGCTCGGAGCCGTCCTTCTTCGTGGACACGTAGCCGCAAGCCCGCACGATGTCGGACTTGCTCACATCGCCAAGCTCTTTGACCTTGGCGAGAAGATCTGCTCCTGTGAGCATCTGTTTGTTAGTTATGCAACATTTGCATTATCGCATCGCGGTGGAAGCCTCGCAACAAAGAAGCCCCGCAACCAGACTGCAATCCTTCCTCGCCCGCCCAGTGAAACGCCATGGCGTGCACGGTGGTGTGGTTTCGGCGTGACCTGCGCCTCAGCGACCACGCAGCCCTCAGTGAAGCTTGCAACCAGGGAGCGGTCCTGCCGGTTTTCGTGCTGGATCGCGATCTGTTGTTTCACCCGGAAACAGCCGTGGCCCGCGTGGCCTTCATGCTCAACAATCTGCAGGCACTTGATGCAGATCTGCGGCAGCGGGGCGGTCGCCTGCTGATCCGTTGTGGCGATCCGGCTGAACAACTGCTGCAGGTGGTGCAGCTCAGCGGCGCCGATGGCGTGATCGCCCACACCGACAGCGAACGCTTGGTGGGCCGCGTGCGCGATGCCCGCGTCAGCCGCACCCTGGCCGCCCACCGCATTCCACTGCGCTGGGTGGAACCGGCCGGCGCCTGCGGCGAGCTGATGGCCTACAGCGGCTGGAGCCGCCAGTGGCACCAGGCCATGGCCAGCCCGGCCCTGCCAGCACCGGAGCGTGTGGTGGTGCCGCCCCCCTCCAGCGCCCTGCCGGACACACCGGTGCCCAGCCTGGAAGCGTTGGGCCTGAGGCCGGATGCCAAGCCCATCCCCCCGGGCGGCACTGCCGCAGCCCTCAAGCGGCTCGAGCAGTTTTGCGAAGGCTCGGCGTCACGCAGCTACTACTGGGAGCTCAGCTACCCCTCGGCGAAGGTCACCACCGGGCTGAGCCCCTACCTGAAATTCGGGGTGATTTCACCGCGCCAGTGCCTGCAGCGTTTGGCCTGGCTCCTGCCCCGCGGCGGCGAGGGCGGCCGCCGCGATCCCCGCAGCCGCAGCGCCGTGCAACTCGCCAGCCGCCTGCGCTGGGGCTGCGCCATCCACCAACGCTTTCGCTACCTGCCCCAGCTGGAATTGATCGCGTTGTGGAGCCCCCTCGACACCCACTGCGAGCTCAGCGCCCAACAGGAGGAGCTCTACGCCGCCTGGCGCGAGGGCCGCACGGGCTTTCCGATCGTGGATGCCGCCGCCCGCTGCCTGCAGGCCGAAGGGGGCTGGCTCGAACTCAACTTCCGCAGCCGGGCGATCTACGCCAGCTTTCTCTCCAACCTCTGTGGCATCGATTGGCGCTTCGGGGCCTTGCATTACATGCGTCATCTGATTGATGGCGATTGCCCCATCGATCACTACCAATGGGCGATGCAGGCGGGGGTGACGTACCACGGCACCAAAGCCTGGACCCGCATCTACCACCCGGGCCAGGTGGCGGTGGATCGCTGCGATCCCCATGGGCTGTTCATCCGGCGCTGGCTGCCGGAACTGCGGGGCCTCACCAACGACCAACTGGGTACCCCGCCCGCCATGGCCGACTACCCCGCTCCGGTGCTCGATTACGAAACATCCCGCAGACTGCGGCTGGAGGCGTTGGAGCAGCAACGTCTCCAAATTGGAGCCGTTCAATCCGCAATGGCTCGCCTTCCGAGCCATCTCCATCCCTTCGGCTACCAGCGCATCGCCGGCTGCGAAGTGGGCTGGGCAGATCTGTGGGCAGCCCAGCCCCCATCAGCCCTGCAACCCAGCGCCGTGGATCTCGATCGGCTCGAGCCAGCCGGCTGGAGAGCCCTGATGAGCTGGTTCAGCGGCAGCAGCCGCACCAATGGCACCAGTCGAAGCCGCAGCAACACCAGCGGCAGCCGCAGCTCGGGCCGGAGCGGAAGCCGCAGCCGCCGCGCCCAAACCAGCCCGGGGCAACTCAGCCTCGATCTCGGAATTTCCCTCGAGCCCTAAGGCGCTCGGGCCCGGCGGTACCGCGCGCATGGGGCCAAGCCATCCCTATCCAGACAGTCTCCTGGTCCGGATATCCATGGATATCCGAGCCTGGACAGTCGCTCGGCACAACACCCGCCTCCATCAGTCAGGCGTCAGTCGGGCAATTGCTGCGACACGATGCCGCTCCACTGCACCGCCTTCACCTGATCGCGGCGCCAGGAATGGAACAACAACGCCTCGCCCACGGTGCAAAGCGGGCACACGCTGATCTGCTGGGCCGGCACACCGGCCAACTCCAGCTGACGGCGGGTGGCCGCGCGGATATCGAGGCGAGCGCGGCCGGGTTCAGGGTCGCCCTGAAGCGCACCGCAGCGCTCCAGCTCAGCCATGGCATCGAAGGCCCCACCAGCCTCAGACGGCAACGATGCCGCCACCTGCTCAGCCACAGCCAGCTCCACCTGGTAGCGCGCACCACTCACCGCCGGGCCGAGGGCCACCAGCAGATCGCCGCGGCGGCAGCCGGCCTGCTCCAGCTGAGCGATGGCCTCCAGCAGGATGCCGCCGGCCACACCGCGCCAGCCGGCATGGCAGGCAGCCACACGGCCGCTGCGAGGATCAGCCAGCAGCACCGGCGTGCAATCGGCGCCGCACACCCACAGGCTCTGACCGCCCGCATCACTCACCAAGCCATCGGCCTCTGGCCAAGGCTCGGTGCTGGCGGCACTGGCGGGAAGCACCAAGGCGCTGTGCACCTGCTTGGGGCGGTGCACCGTCACGCCGCCGCTCACATAGCCCGCCAACACCTCG includes:
- a CDS encoding NAD(P)/FAD-dependent oxidoreductase — its product is MLRLNELKLPLDHEPEAIGAALCRRLKLTPEALRSEPVVVKRSVDARRKSQIQLAYSLEFELDPALEQRLLKRFSRDPHLQPAPDTTYQLVAQAPADADLPRPVVVGAGPCGYFCALLLAQMGLKPLLLERGKPVKERSADTFGFWQGKRPFNPESNAQFGEGGAGTFSDGKLYSQVRDPRHLGRKVLEELVAAGANPEILVLHRPHIGTFKLATVVRGLRAQIRALGGEIRFESRVDRLELNPNDHAVRGVTLADGSFIPARQVVMAVGHSARDSFAMLHAQGVTMERKPFSVGFRIEHPQPLIDAARWGSCAGHPQLGAAEYKLVHHASNGRCVYSFCMCPGGLVVGATSEAGRVVTNGMSQHSRNERNANSGIVVNIEPADVEPYGSGPNDPLAGVAFQRHWESRAYALGGETFAAPGQRLGDFLSGRSSNSTGSVQPSYAPGVTLTDLSSALPDYAIEALREALPAFNSKIEGYAMDDAMLTGVETRTSSPIRVPRDERMQSINTPGLYPAGEGAGFAGGILSAAIDGIRVAEAVGLTLLRQEHPGVPGESVCGRA
- a CDS encoding AbrB family transcriptional regulator — protein: MLTGADLLAKVKELGDVSKSDIVRACGYVSTKKDGSERLNFTAFYEALLNAKGVDFGGGSAKVGKGGRKLSFTTKVQFNGNLMVGKAYTALLDLKPGDEFEIKLGRKQIRLAPLGAPDEEE
- the pgeF gene encoding peptidoglycan editing factor PgeF, with the protein product MAEAVDPPFDRPDARFNLLEGWTWIGCYGGYYLQADLLSGFEHGFFTRQWAGRGPEVLAGYVSGGVTVHRPKQVHSALVLPASAASTEPWPEADGLVSDAGGQSLWVCGADCTPVLLADPRSGRVAACHAGWRGVAGGILLEAIAQLEQAGCRRGDLLVALGPAVSGARYQVELAVAEQVAASLPSEAGGAFDAMAELERCGALQGDPEPGRARLDIRAATRRQLELAGVPAQQISVCPLCTVGEALLFHSWRRDQVKAVQWSGIVSQQLPD
- a CDS encoding MBL fold metallo-hydrolase, which produces MYATYFGANGWLLELGGLRVLVDPWLTGALRFPPGAWFFEGQLPESQPVPAELDLLLLTQGLDDHAHPDTLQLLPRSLPVVGSVSAAAKVRGLGFETVTALRPGEQCRHGELQITATAGAPVPQVENGYLLEHPRGSLYLEPHGYLPADLPARPLDAVITPVVDLGLPVAGAFVRGQAVLPELLERFQPRTVLASTAGGDVAFSGLLTRLLWMKGSPAEAAAAMPAGSQLIDPQVGERYALAAA
- a CDS encoding fatty acid desaturase; its protein translation is MPDPVALRPLIRDLHAAVADLQAPALQPAWGRLLLLLALLAAGGVAYWQLQAWPQRLAAALLVALAETLLLIATHEACHGTLLGQRRLELVLAALISWPMAWPLCTYRLLHRLHHRWNNRDPRDPERIHQQEPGRWRWLVLAGGAGLILRTLQEALRLQAQQPALRRALLLDGLGIVLVQALILVVVIQHRQLLAYGVGWLVVERVAGALLQLRGAIEHWQLWQPQPHPLLSQLYGSRTVVVPAWLNGWLGGLPHHSTHHAFPAIPTRRLPQATARLQQVLSTHGYPPLPCCQGYREALRQLG
- a CDS encoding FAD-binding domain-containing protein; protein product: MACTVVWFRRDLRLSDHAALSEACNQGAVLPVFVLDRDLLFHPETAVARVAFMLNNLQALDADLRQRGGRLLIRCGDPAEQLLQVVQLSGADGVIAHTDSERLVGRVRDARVSRTLAAHRIPLRWVEPAGACGELMAYSGWSRQWHQAMASPALPAPERVVVPPPSSALPDTPVPSLEALGLRPDAKPIPPGGTAAALKRLEQFCEGSASRSYYWELSYPSAKVTTGLSPYLKFGVISPRQCLQRLAWLLPRGGEGGRRDPRSRSAVQLASRLRWGCAIHQRFRYLPQLELIALWSPLDTHCELSAQQEELYAAWREGRTGFPIVDAAARCLQAEGGWLELNFRSRAIYASFLSNLCGIDWRFGALHYMRHLIDGDCPIDHYQWAMQAGVTYHGTKAWTRIYHPGQVAVDRCDPHGLFIRRWLPELRGLTNDQLGTPPAMADYPAPVLDYETSRRLRLEALEQQRLQIGAVQSAMARLPSHLHPFGYQRIAGCEVGWADLWAAQPPSALQPSAVDLDRLEPAGWRALMSWFSGSSRTNGTSRSRSNTSGSRSSGRSGSRSRRAQTSPGQLSLDLGISLEP